In Nitrospiria bacterium, the genomic stretch TTTATTGATTCTTAGCCGTGTTTTAAAGGCAATTGTATTATCCGTCCTTATGTTTAGCCTAGGAGGGTGCCTATACGTAAATACTACGCTTCCATTAACCTGGGTTTCCAATACCCGTTTGGATGTTAAAGATCTAACCCTTGAAGAAAAAGAGATCACAGGACAATCAAAGTCACATACAATTTTGTTCTCCCTTATTTCTTGGGGAAATAGTGGTTTGGACGCTGCATTGAAAAATGCAAAGGAAACTGCTGGATTTGAGGTAAAAGAAGTCTATGATGTTAAAACAGATATAAAAATTTTTAACATCCTCTACTTATATGGAAGTCAAACCACGATTCTAAGGGCAAAGGTAGCAAATTAAAAAAATGAAAATTATTCTTAAAGGGGTGCTTGTTGTTTTTTTAACATTAACTTTTACCCCATCTTCTTG encodes the following:
- a CDS encoding TRL domain-containing protein; translated protein: MSLLILSRVLKAIVLSVLMFSLGGCLYVNTTLPLTWVSNTRLDVKDLTLEEKEITGQSKSHTILFSLISWGNSGLDAALKNAKETAGFEVKEVYDVKTDIKIFNILYLYGSQTTILRAKVAN